A window of the Streptomyces sp. JB150 genome harbors these coding sequences:
- a CDS encoding ATP-binding protein — protein MPCSPREIGSLFLFEELSPEQLGRLCAEGRVELFEPGPVYAEGEPATCFYVMIEGTVVLSRRVGGDDVEVIRSSQRGVYAGAMQAYIGDRVRQVYNNSMRVTEPTRFFVLPADTFASIMREWFPMAVHLLEGLFFGSKNTQRMIGQRERLLALGSLSAGLTHELNNPAAAAVRATEALRERVAKMRHKLSVISAGPYPREVLAHLIEIQQRTAERVGKAPALSPLEASDREDAIADWLDDHGIQDGWRLAPTFVQAGLDLDWLDQVAAAVDEPVLPGAIGWLNYTVETELLMDEIADATARISHLVDAAKQYSQLDRAPYRIADVHELLDSTLLMLSGKIGERIKIVKEYDRTLPPVPAYPAELNQVWTNLIDNAVSAIDSAGGEGTLTVRTAREHDRLLVEFRDTGPGVAPEIRDRIFDPFFTTKPVGEGTGLGLDISWRIVVNKHHGSLQVESVPGDTRFQVLLPLTVTGDETTPEPLEETA, from the coding sequence ATGCCGTGCAGCCCGCGGGAGATCGGCTCCCTGTTCCTGTTCGAGGAGCTGAGCCCCGAGCAGCTGGGGCGGCTGTGCGCCGAGGGGCGCGTGGAGCTGTTCGAGCCGGGCCCCGTCTACGCCGAGGGTGAGCCCGCCACCTGCTTCTACGTGATGATCGAGGGCACCGTCGTGCTGTCCCGGCGGGTCGGCGGCGACGACGTCGAGGTCATCCGGTCCTCGCAGCGCGGGGTGTACGCGGGCGCGATGCAAGCCTACATCGGCGACCGGGTCCGGCAGGTCTACAACAACTCGATGCGGGTGACCGAGCCGACGCGTTTCTTCGTGCTGCCCGCCGACACGTTCGCGAGCATCATGCGCGAGTGGTTCCCGATGGCGGTGCATCTGCTGGAGGGCCTGTTCTTCGGGTCGAAGAACACCCAGCGGATGATCGGGCAGCGGGAGCGGCTGCTGGCGCTCGGCTCACTGTCCGCGGGGCTCACCCACGAACTGAACAACCCCGCGGCGGCGGCCGTCCGGGCCACCGAGGCGCTGCGCGAACGGGTGGCGAAGATGCGGCACAAGCTGAGTGTCATCTCGGCGGGGCCGTATCCGCGCGAGGTGCTCGCGCATCTGATCGAGATCCAGCAGCGTACCGCCGAGCGGGTCGGCAAGGCGCCCGCGCTCAGCCCGCTGGAGGCGTCCGACCGCGAGGACGCGATCGCCGACTGGCTGGACGACCACGGCATCCAGGACGGCTGGCGGCTCGCCCCCACGTTCGTGCAGGCCGGGCTCGACCTGGACTGGCTGGACCAGGTCGCGGCGGCCGTCGACGAGCCGGTGCTGCCGGGGGCGATCGGCTGGCTCAACTACACGGTGGAGACCGAGCTGCTGATGGACGAGATCGCGGACGCCACCGCCCGCATCTCGCACCTGGTGGACGCCGCCAAGCAGTACTCGCAGCTGGACCGCGCGCCCTACCGGATCGCCGACGTGCACGAACTCCTCGACAGCACCCTGCTGATGCTGTCCGGGAAGATCGGCGAGCGGATCAAGATCGTCAAGGAGTACGACCGTACGCTCCCGCCGGTCCCCGCCTACCCGGCGGAGCTGAACCAGGTCTGGACGAACCTGATCGACAACGCGGTGTCCGCGATCGACAGCGCCGGCGGCGAGGGGACGCTGACGGTGCGGACCGCGCGCGAGCACGACCGGCTGCTGGTGGAGTTCCGGGACACCGGACCCGGGGTGGCGCCGGAGATCCGCGACCGGATCTTCGACCCGTTCTTCACCACGAAACCGGTCGGCGAGGGCACCGGGCTCGGCCTGGACATCTCCTGGCGGATCGTGGTGAACAAGCACCACGGCAGCCTCCAGGTGGAGTCCGTGCCCGGGGACACCCGCTTCCAGGTGCTCCTGCCGCTCACCGTCACGGGGGACGAGACGACCCCCGAACCCTTGGAGGAGACCGCATGA
- a CDS encoding serine hydrolase domain-containing protein: MSARPLPSSTPAAQGVDASGVLAFLDALDAAPGIEPHSLMILRHGHVVAEGWWAPYTAGRPHLLYSLSKSFTATAAALAAADGLLDFDAPVISYFPEFAADITDPRSRAMRVRHVATMASGHLAETLDAARALDPEELVRGFLLLPPDRDPGTVFAYNQPTTYTLAAIVQRVTGQPLTGYLRPRLLDPLGIGEAAWLRDRTGRELGFSGLHATTDALARLGRLYLGDGVWEGERLLPEGWVAEASRAHIPTAGGMGDTDRQDWDQGYGCQFWMSRHGYRGDGAYGQFCLILPEHDAVVVTTAETERMQQLLNLVWDHLLPAFGAAPPAGHEPAEAALRERLSRLALPPAPGRPAPLGRAGDWAAAAFVPAGGVCAAQPGLSAVTVRGGADGWTVTLTDDGHDLALRLGDGPGWTVAEEPAPTAVSGGWTDPATLALDVIFLETPHHLLLTCTLPDRTFTARWSTQPLHGGPLRTLRAPRHPSA; the protein is encoded by the coding sequence ATGAGTGCGCGACCGCTGCCTTCGAGCACCCCCGCCGCCCAGGGCGTCGACGCCTCCGGTGTCCTCGCCTTCCTCGACGCCCTCGACGCCGCCCCCGGGATCGAGCCGCACAGCCTGATGATCCTGCGCCACGGCCACGTCGTGGCCGAAGGCTGGTGGGCGCCGTACACCGCCGGCCGCCCCCATCTGCTGTACTCGCTCAGCAAGAGCTTCACGGCGACCGCCGCCGCGCTCGCCGCCGCCGACGGACTGCTCGACTTCGACGCCCCGGTGATCTCGTACTTCCCGGAGTTCGCCGCCGACATCACCGACCCCCGCAGCCGCGCCATGCGGGTGCGGCACGTGGCGACCATGGCCAGCGGCCACCTCGCCGAGACCCTCGACGCGGCCCGCGCCCTCGACCCCGAGGAGCTGGTCCGCGGCTTCCTGCTGCTGCCGCCCGACCGCGACCCCGGCACCGTCTTCGCCTACAACCAGCCCACCACCTACACCCTCGCGGCCATCGTCCAGCGCGTCACGGGACAGCCGCTCACCGGCTATCTGCGCCCGCGCCTCCTCGACCCGCTCGGCATCGGCGAGGCCGCCTGGCTGCGCGACCGCACCGGCCGCGAACTCGGCTTCAGCGGGCTGCACGCCACGACGGACGCGCTCGCCCGGCTCGGCCGGCTGTATCTGGGCGACGGCGTGTGGGAGGGCGAGCGGCTGCTGCCCGAGGGCTGGGTCGCCGAGGCGAGCCGCGCGCACATCCCGACCGCCGGCGGCATGGGCGACACCGACCGCCAGGACTGGGACCAGGGCTACGGCTGCCAGTTCTGGATGTCCCGGCACGGCTACCGCGGCGACGGCGCCTACGGCCAGTTCTGCCTGATCCTGCCCGAGCACGACGCGGTGGTCGTGACGACCGCCGAGACCGAGCGGATGCAGCAGCTGCTGAACCTGGTCTGGGACCACCTGCTGCCCGCCTTCGGCGCCGCGCCTCCGGCCGGCCACGAGCCCGCCGAGGCCGCCCTGCGGGAGCGGCTGTCCCGCCTCGCGCTGCCCCCGGCGCCGGGCCGGCCCGCTCCCCTGGGGCGGGCCGGGGACTGGGCCGCCGCCGCGTTCGTCCCGGCCGGCGGGGTCTGCGCCGCCCAGCCCGGCCTGTCGGCGGTCACCGTGCGCGGCGGGGCGGACGGCTGGACGGTGACGCTCACCGACGACGGCCACGACCTCGCGCTGCGCCTCGGCGACGGTCCCGGCTGGACCGTCGCCGAGGAACCCGCCCCCACGGCCGTCAGCGGCGGCTGGACGGACCCCGCGACGCTCGCCCTGGACGTGATCTTCCTGGAGACACCGCACCACCTGCTGCTCACCTGCACGCTCCCCGACCGCACCTTCACCGCCCGCTGGAGCACCCAGCCCCTGCACGGCGGCCCGCTGCGCACCCTGCGCGCTCCCCGTCACCCGTCGGCCTGA
- a CDS encoding FAD-dependent monooxygenase, translated as MKVACVGGGPAGLYLSILLKLQDPSHEITVHERNPEGSTYGWGVTYWHGLLDRLHRHDPESARALDEASVRWTDGVAHIGDHTVRHTGDQGFGIGRHRLLEILAARARSVGVRLEYDHEITPGRLPDADLVVAADGVRSALRTRHADHFGTEVTAGHNPYIWLGTTKVFDAFTFGFTETRHGWIWCYGYGYGADRSTCVVECAPETWTGLGLDRADEAEGLVLLEKLFAGVLDGHRLIGRSRGDGSAPWLTFRTLTNRTWHRGNLVLVGDAAHTTHYSIGAGTTLALEDAIALAGALREAPTLPEALARYEHRRKAALLPAQSAARYSARWYENLPRYLRLPPEQMFALLGQRHSPLLPHVPPRLYYRLDRAAGSLEPLRRFKRWFGPRLARVAHTRSLTGRDG; from the coding sequence GTGAAGGTCGCCTGCGTCGGCGGCGGGCCCGCCGGCCTGTATCTGTCGATCCTGCTCAAGCTCCAGGACCCCTCCCACGAGATCACCGTCCACGAGCGCAACCCGGAGGGCTCCACCTACGGGTGGGGCGTGACCTACTGGCACGGCCTGCTCGACCGGCTCCACCGGCACGACCCCGAGTCGGCACGCGCCCTCGACGAGGCGTCCGTCCGCTGGACCGACGGCGTCGCCCACATCGGCGACCACACCGTCCGGCACACCGGCGACCAGGGCTTCGGCATCGGCCGCCACCGCCTGCTGGAGATCCTCGCCGCCCGCGCCCGCTCCGTCGGCGTCCGCCTGGAGTACGACCACGAGATCACCCCCGGCCGGCTGCCCGACGCCGACCTCGTGGTGGCCGCCGACGGCGTCCGCAGCGCGCTGCGCACCCGCCACGCCGACCACTTCGGCACCGAGGTGACCGCGGGCCACAACCCCTACATCTGGCTCGGCACCACCAAGGTCTTCGACGCCTTCACCTTCGGCTTCACCGAGACCCGCCACGGCTGGATCTGGTGCTACGGCTACGGCTACGGCGCCGACCGCTCCACCTGCGTCGTCGAGTGCGCCCCCGAGACCTGGACCGGCCTCGGACTGGACCGGGCGGACGAGGCCGAGGGCCTGGTCCTGCTGGAGAAGCTGTTCGCCGGCGTCCTCGACGGGCACCGCCTCATCGGCCGCTCCCGCGGCGACGGCAGCGCCCCATGGCTGACCTTCCGCACCCTCACCAACCGCACCTGGCACCGCGGCAACCTCGTCCTCGTCGGCGACGCCGCGCACACCACCCACTACTCCATCGGCGCCGGCACCACCCTCGCCCTCGAGGACGCCATCGCCCTGGCCGGCGCCCTGCGCGAGGCGCCCACCCTGCCCGAGGCCCTCGCCCGCTACGAACACCGGCGCAAGGCGGCCCTGCTGCCCGCGCAGAGCGCCGCCCGCTACAGCGCCCGGTGGTACGAGAACCTGCCCCGCTACCTCCGCCTGCCGCCCGAGCAGATGTTCGCCCTGCTCGGCCAGCGCCACTCGCCCCTGCTCCCGCACGTCCCGCCCCGGCTGTACTACCGCCTCGACCGGGCGGCCGGCAGCCTGGAGCCGCTGCGCCGGTTCAAGCGCTGGTTCGGCCCGAGACTCGCCCGCGTCGCGCACACCCGCAGCCTGACCGGCAGGGACGGGTGA
- a CDS encoding SsgA family sporulation/cell division regulator translates to MNSFVHRTLVVQLQAGTADRFPVLAHLGYDAEDPYAVTAVFSHDGRVLARWRLDREMLADGLRRPVGLGDVRMRPVATGHWEELRLDFFGDPRSGGGQHHAAVFAWAPAVTAFLRDTYAVVPPGRERVRVDDFLAEVIAES, encoded by the coding sequence GTGAACTCCTTCGTGCACAGGACCCTGGTCGTCCAGCTCCAGGCCGGCACCGCGGACCGCTTCCCGGTCCTCGCCCATCTGGGCTACGACGCCGAGGATCCGTACGCCGTCACCGCGGTGTTCAGCCATGACGGCCGGGTGCTCGCCCGGTGGCGGCTGGACCGCGAGATGCTCGCCGACGGACTGCGCCGGCCGGTCGGTCTCGGCGACGTCCGGATGCGGCCGGTGGCGACGGGCCACTGGGAGGAGCTGCGGCTGGACTTCTTCGGCGACCCGCGCTCCGGCGGCGGGCAGCATCACGCGGCCGTCTTCGCCTGGGCACCGGCGGTCACGGCCTTCCTGCGCGACACCTACGCCGTGGTGCCGCCCGGCCGGGAGCGGGTGCGGGTGGACGACTTCCTGGCCGAGGTCATCGCGGAGAGCTGA
- a CDS encoding FAD-dependent oxidoreductase, with amino-acid sequence MAQAADTARTVILTVDDDPGVSRAVARDLRRRYGASYRIVRAESGESALEALRELKLRGDLVAVVLADYRMPRMNGIEFLEQALDVYPGARRVLLTAYADTNAAIDAINVVDLDHYLLKPWDPPEEKLYPVIDDLLQAWRAGDHRPVPSTKVVGHRWSARSSDVREFLARNQVPYRWYSSDEPEGRRLLAAAGEDGTRLPLVVTPDGTPLVEPEAPELAARVGLATTPAAEFYDLVVVGGGPAGLGAAVYGASEGLRTVLVERSATGGQAGQSSRIENYLGFPDGVSGAQLTDRARRQAAKFGAEILTAREVTGLEVSGSARVVRFSDGSAVAAHSVILATGVSYRQLDAPGLAELTGCGVFYGSALTEAAGCQGQDVYIVGGANSAGQAAMYLARGAKSVTLLVRGESLAASMSHYLIQQIEQAPNISVRCGTMVEAAHGSGHLEALTLRDTATGRSERVDAQWLFVFIGAAPLTDWLDGTVDRDGQGFILAGPDLTADGRPPAGWELDRAPYHLETNVPGVFVAGDARAESAKRVASAVGEGAMAVMLVHRYLEQS; translated from the coding sequence ATGGCACAGGCCGCCGACACGGCGCGGACCGTCATTCTGACCGTGGACGACGATCCGGGGGTCTCGCGCGCCGTCGCCCGCGATCTGAGACGGCGCTACGGGGCGTCGTACCGGATCGTACGGGCCGAGTCCGGCGAGTCCGCGCTGGAGGCGCTGCGCGAGCTGAAGCTGCGCGGCGACCTGGTGGCGGTGGTCCTGGCCGACTACCGGATGCCGCGGATGAACGGCATCGAGTTCCTGGAGCAGGCCCTGGACGTGTATCCGGGGGCGCGGCGGGTGCTGCTGACCGCGTACGCGGACACCAACGCGGCGATCGACGCGATCAACGTCGTCGACCTCGACCACTATCTGCTCAAGCCGTGGGACCCGCCCGAGGAGAAGCTGTACCCGGTCATCGACGACCTGCTCCAGGCGTGGCGGGCCGGCGACCACCGGCCGGTGCCCAGCACCAAGGTGGTCGGGCACCGCTGGTCGGCGCGCTCGTCGGACGTACGGGAGTTCCTGGCCCGCAACCAGGTGCCGTACCGCTGGTACTCGTCCGACGAGCCGGAGGGGCGGCGGCTGCTGGCCGCCGCCGGGGAGGACGGCACCCGGCTGCCCCTGGTGGTCACCCCGGACGGGACACCGCTGGTCGAGCCTGAGGCGCCGGAGCTGGCCGCGCGGGTGGGGCTCGCGACCACACCGGCCGCCGAGTTCTACGACCTGGTGGTCGTCGGTGGCGGCCCGGCCGGGCTCGGGGCGGCGGTGTACGGCGCCTCGGAGGGGCTGCGCACGGTGCTGGTGGAGCGTTCGGCGACCGGCGGGCAGGCCGGGCAGAGCTCCCGCATCGAGAACTATCTCGGTTTCCCCGACGGCGTGTCGGGCGCGCAGCTCACCGACCGGGCGCGGCGGCAGGCGGCCAAGTTCGGCGCGGAGATCCTGACCGCGCGCGAGGTGACGGGCCTGGAGGTCAGCGGGTCCGCGCGGGTCGTACGGTTCTCCGACGGCTCGGCGGTCGCCGCGCACAGCGTGATCCTGGCGACCGGTGTGTCGTACCGGCAGCTCGACGCGCCGGGCCTGGCCGAGCTGACCGGGTGCGGGGTGTTCTACGGGTCGGCGCTGACCGAGGCGGCCGGCTGCCAGGGCCAGGACGTGTACATCGTGGGCGGCGCCAACTCCGCCGGGCAGGCGGCCATGTACCTGGCGCGGGGCGCCAAGTCGGTGACGCTGCTGGTGCGCGGGGAGTCGCTGGCCGCGTCCATGTCGCACTACCTGATCCAGCAGATCGAGCAGGCGCCGAACATCTCGGTGCGCTGCGGCACGATGGTGGAGGCCGCGCACGGCTCCGGCCATCTGGAGGCGCTGACGCTGCGGGACACCGCGACCGGGCGGAGCGAACGGGTCGACGCGCAGTGGCTGTTCGTGTTCATCGGCGCGGCCCCGCTGACGGACTGGCTGGACGGCACCGTGGACCGCGACGGGCAGGGGTTCATCCTCGCCGGGCCCGACCTCACCGCGGACGGGCGGCCGCCGGCGGGCTGGGAGCTGGACCGGGCGCCGTACCACCTGGAGACCAATGTGCCCGGCGTGTTCGTCGCGGGTGACGCGCGCGCGGAGTCCGCGAAGCGGGTCGCGTCCGCCGTCGGAGAGGGAGCCATGGCCGTGATGCTCGTCCACCGCTACCTGGAGCAGTCGTGA
- a CDS encoding UBP-type zinc finger domain-containing protein, whose amino-acid sequence MTEQNGIDPSVPPSGTGCAECEADGGWWFHLRRCARCGHVGCCDSSPAKHATAHFKATGHPLVRSYEPGEEWFWDFATETLYDSGPALAPPVSHPADQPAPGPAGRVPRDWAKALG is encoded by the coding sequence ATGACCGAGCAGAACGGCATCGACCCGAGCGTGCCGCCGAGCGGCACCGGGTGCGCGGAGTGCGAGGCCGACGGCGGCTGGTGGTTCCATCTGCGGCGCTGCGCCCGGTGCGGGCACGTGGGCTGCTGCGACTCGTCGCCCGCGAAGCACGCCACGGCCCACTTCAAGGCCACCGGTCATCCGCTGGTGCGAAGTTACGAGCCCGGCGAGGAGTGGTTCTGGGACTTCGCCACCGAGACCCTGTACGACTCCGGTCCGGCGCTCGCGCCGCCCGTCAGCCACCCCGCCGACCAGCCGGCGCCGGGGCCGGCGGGCAGGGTGCCGCGGGATTGGGCGAAGGCGCTGGGCTAG
- a CDS encoding aldo/keto reductase, whose product MEERVFERWGQRASVIGLGTWQLGADWGDVDDKEALAVLEAAAESGVTFFDTADVYGDGRSEQTIAAFLRGRPDLHVLVATKMGRRVDQIPENYVLDNFRAWNDRSRRNLGVDRVDLVQLHCPPTPVYSSDEVYDALDTLVAEERIAAYGVSVETCEEALTAIARQNVVSVQIILNPFRMKPLREVLPAAREAGVGIIARVPLASGLLSGKYTKDTVFPENDHRTYNRHGESFDQGETFSGVDFATGVEAAAEFSALAPDGYTPAQLALRWIAQQPGVTTVIPGARSPEQARANTAAATLPPLSDATLEAIRDLYDRRIADQVEGRW is encoded by the coding sequence ATGGAAGAGCGTGTATTCGAACGATGGGGTCAGCGGGCGTCCGTCATCGGCCTCGGGACCTGGCAGCTGGGCGCCGACTGGGGCGACGTCGACGACAAGGAAGCCCTCGCGGTGCTGGAGGCGGCCGCGGAGTCGGGCGTCACCTTCTTCGACACCGCCGACGTGTACGGCGACGGCCGCAGCGAGCAGACCATCGCCGCGTTCCTGCGCGGCCGGCCCGATCTGCACGTCCTCGTCGCGACCAAGATGGGCCGCCGGGTCGACCAGATCCCCGAGAACTACGTCCTGGACAACTTCCGCGCCTGGAACGACCGCTCCCGGCGCAACCTCGGCGTCGACCGCGTGGACCTGGTCCAGCTGCACTGCCCGCCGACCCCCGTCTACTCCTCCGACGAGGTGTACGACGCGCTCGACACCCTGGTCGCCGAGGAGCGGATCGCCGCCTACGGCGTCAGCGTCGAGACCTGCGAGGAGGCACTGACCGCCATCGCCCGGCAGAACGTGGTCAGCGTGCAGATCATCCTCAACCCGTTCCGCATGAAGCCGCTGCGCGAGGTCCTCCCCGCCGCGCGGGAGGCCGGCGTGGGCATCATCGCCCGGGTGCCGCTCGCCTCCGGCCTGCTGTCCGGCAAGTACACCAAGGACACGGTGTTCCCGGAGAACGACCACCGCACCTACAACCGGCACGGCGAGTCCTTCGACCAGGGCGAGACCTTCTCCGGCGTCGACTTCGCCACCGGCGTGGAGGCCGCCGCCGAGTTCTCCGCCCTCGCGCCCGACGGGTACACCCCCGCCCAGCTGGCGCTGCGCTGGATCGCCCAGCAGCCCGGCGTGACCACGGTGATCCCCGGCGCCCGCTCACCGGAGCAGGCCCGCGCCAACACGGCCGCCGCCACGCTGCCGCCGCTGTCCGACGCCACGCTGGAGGCGATCCGCGACCTCTACGACCGGCGGATCGCGGACCAGGTCGAGGGCCGCTGGTAA
- a CDS encoding LLM class F420-dependent oxidoreductase — translation MVRIGYTMMTEQAGPRELVDHVVRAEEVGFDFSVTSDHYFPWLRTQGHSPYAWAVLGAAAQATSRIPLMTYVTCPTFRYHPAVVAQKAATLQLLSEGRFRLGLGSGENLNEHVVGGGWPSVDVRHEMLEEAVEIIRALFEGGHVTRRGQHFDVESARLWDLPDVPPPIGIAVSGDRSCALAGRLADLVIATEPKPGLLEAFDRHGGAGKPRVGQLPVCYDTDRDAAIKRAHAQFRWFGNGWKVNSELPHPDSFESATQFVTPDDVAESIPCGDDPEVFVEAVRPYAEAGFTEIALVQIGGESQPEFLDWSAKTLLPALHDALG, via the coding sequence ATGGTGCGAATCGGATACACGATGATGACTGAGCAGGCCGGGCCCCGTGAGCTGGTCGACCATGTGGTGCGGGCCGAGGAGGTCGGCTTCGACTTCTCGGTGACCTCGGACCACTACTTCCCGTGGCTGCGCACGCAGGGTCACTCGCCGTACGCGTGGGCCGTGCTGGGAGCGGCGGCGCAGGCGACGTCCCGTATCCCGCTCATGACGTACGTGACCTGCCCGACCTTCCGCTATCACCCGGCGGTGGTGGCGCAGAAGGCGGCGACCCTGCAGCTGCTGTCCGAGGGCCGGTTCCGGCTGGGTCTGGGCTCGGGCGAGAACCTGAACGAGCACGTGGTGGGCGGCGGCTGGCCTTCGGTGGACGTGCGGCACGAGATGCTGGAGGAGGCCGTCGAGATCATCCGGGCCCTCTTCGAGGGCGGGCACGTCACGCGGCGCGGTCAGCACTTCGACGTGGAGTCGGCGCGGCTGTGGGACCTGCCCGACGTGCCGCCGCCGATCGGCATCGCCGTCTCCGGTGACCGCTCCTGTGCGCTGGCGGGGCGGTTGGCGGACCTGGTCATCGCCACCGAGCCCAAGCCGGGGCTGCTGGAGGCGTTCGACCGGCACGGCGGTGCGGGCAAGCCGCGGGTGGGCCAGCTGCCGGTGTGCTACGACACCGACCGGGACGCGGCGATCAAGCGGGCGCACGCCCAGTTCCGCTGGTTCGGCAACGGCTGGAAGGTGAACTCCGAGCTGCCGCACCCCGACTCCTTCGAGTCGGCCACGCAGTTCGTCACCCCCGACGACGTGGCGGAATCCATCCCGTGCGGCGACGACCCGGAGGTCTTCGTGGAGGCCGTACGCCCGTACGCCGAGGCCGGATTCACCGAGATCGCGCTGGTGCAGATCGGCGGCGAGTCGCAGCCGGAGTTCCTGGACTGGTCGGCGAAGACCCTGCTGCCGGCGCTGCACGACGCCCTCGGCTGA
- a CDS encoding DUF6328 family protein produces MWVELIQEVRVAQMGVQILFGFLLTVVFTPTYRELADTDRTIYIVTVVLGAAATGALIGPVSLHRLVSGRRIKPQAVSWASRMTLVGLVLLLATTTASLLLILRVATHDDFVPWLVTGVLMWYLLCWFGIPLWTRHRHTSR; encoded by the coding sequence ATGTGGGTCGAGCTGATCCAGGAGGTGCGCGTCGCCCAGATGGGCGTGCAGATCCTGTTCGGCTTCCTGCTGACGGTGGTCTTCACCCCGACGTACCGCGAGCTCGCGGACACCGACCGCACGATCTACATCGTCACGGTCGTCCTCGGCGCCGCCGCGACCGGTGCCCTGATCGGACCGGTGTCCCTGCACCGGCTGGTCTCCGGCCGCCGGATCAAACCGCAGGCGGTCAGCTGGGCGTCCCGCATGACCCTCGTCGGGCTGGTCCTGCTGCTCGCCACCACCACCGCGTCGCTGCTGCTCATCCTGCGGGTGGCGACCCACGACGACTTCGTGCCGTGGCTGGTCACCGGTGTACTGATGTGGTACCTGCTGTGCTGGTTCGGGATACCGCTGTGGACCCGGCACCGGCACACCAGCCGCTGA
- a CDS encoding serine/threonine-protein kinase → MTMGEAYVGTRRSVAGRYRLLGVVHRETNRVCWYGEDAGTGRPCLVTGIGLPQAPGDDGARRIAGRVIRGSGTVEGLCPGRVVPVLDAVVEDGVLWTVSDWVGGTPLGDLLSERGPFHHVRAARIGLELLDVLDAAHAEGVTHGELSPGQVVVPERGPVVVTGFGLAGATLAPRLTAPSYASPEQARDERVGPAADLWALGAVLYTLVEGRPPFRERDRPEATLRGVDRLPLRTPVRAGPLARVVQGLLRKDARERLTRPVVRAALLRVVHEDPGAPLPSPPQPRVRRAYAAVRHAAPGWSWRTVAAGTAVTVVTVAVAVLVATMSLREGGPVASDAPPSRPSASAASGTSGGRPGDSGGSATGEEEAGPREPGPARPDPPRSAAPSPTPPPARTPAPSPPGLPGVTGLPEGFRTHAAPEGFSVALPEGWRPLRTSRVPDVGYRVVLGADGDDRTLAVTYSERVGPDPVAVWRDDVEPGLKGAVDGYRRLGAIRATRYQGREAADMEWVAGAGGFRVRTFGRGFLIGGGRGFSLRWTAPADGFGAAENRQALDTALRTFRIPPEATHG, encoded by the coding sequence ATGACCATGGGCGAGGCGTACGTCGGCACGCGACGGTCGGTGGCGGGCAGGTACCGGCTCCTCGGCGTCGTCCACCGCGAGACGAACCGCGTCTGCTGGTACGGGGAGGACGCCGGGACCGGCCGGCCGTGTCTGGTCACCGGGATCGGGCTGCCGCAGGCGCCGGGCGACGACGGGGCGCGCCGGATCGCCGGCCGGGTGATCCGCGGTTCCGGGACGGTGGAGGGGCTGTGCCCCGGACGGGTGGTTCCGGTGCTGGACGCCGTCGTGGAGGACGGTGTCCTGTGGACCGTGTCCGACTGGGTCGGCGGCACCCCGCTCGGTGACCTCCTCTCCGAGCGCGGGCCGTTCCACCATGTGCGGGCGGCGCGGATCGGGCTGGAGCTGCTGGACGTGCTGGACGCGGCGCACGCCGAGGGTGTCACGCACGGCGAGCTGAGCCCCGGCCAGGTCGTCGTGCCGGAGCGGGGCCCGGTGGTGGTCACCGGCTTCGGGCTGGCGGGGGCGACCCTCGCGCCGCGGCTGACGGCACCGTCGTACGCCTCTCCCGAGCAGGCCCGTGACGAGCGCGTCGGCCCGGCGGCCGACCTGTGGGCGCTGGGTGCCGTGCTGTACACCCTGGTCGAGGGGCGTCCGCCGTTTCGCGAGCGGGACCGTCCGGAGGCGACGCTGCGGGGCGTGGACCGGCTGCCGCTGCGCACCCCGGTGCGCGCCGGGCCGCTCGCCCGGGTCGTGCAGGGGCTGCTGCGCAAGGACGCGCGGGAGCGGCTGACCCGGCCGGTGGTCCGCGCGGCCCTGCTGCGGGTGGTGCACGAGGATCCGGGGGCGCCCCTGCCCAGCCCGCCGCAGCCCCGGGTGCGGCGGGCGTACGCGGCCGTCCGTCATGCCGCGCCGGGGTGGAGCTGGCGCACGGTGGCCGCCGGGACGGCCGTGACGGTGGTCACGGTCGCGGTGGCCGTCCTCGTGGCGACGATGAGCCTGCGGGAGGGGGGCCCGGTCGCCTCCGACGCGCCGCCCTCCCGGCCCTCCGCGTCCGCAGCGTCCGGCACGTCCGGCGGTCGTCCCGGTGACTCCGGCGGGTCCGCCACCGGAGAAGAGGAGGCCGGCCCGCGCGAGCCCGGCCCCGCCCGTCCGGACCCGCCCCGTTCCGCGGCCCCCTCGCCGACCCCGCCGCCGGCGCGCACGCCCGCGCCCAGCCCGCCCGGCTTGCCGGGCGTCACCGGACTGCCGGAGGGTTTCCGCACGCACGCCGCCCCCGAGGGTTTCTCCGTGGCCCTCCCCGAGGGCTGGCGTCCGCTGCGCACGAGTCGTGTCCCGGACGTGGGCTACCGCGTCGTGCTCGGCGCGGACGGCGACGACCGTACGCTCGCGGTGACCTACAGCGAGCGGGTCGGCCCGGACCCGGTCGCCGTCTGGCGCGACGACGTGGAGCCCGGGCTGAAGGGCGCCGTGGACGGCTACCGGCGGCTGGGCGCGATCCGGGCGACCAGGTACCAGGGCCGAGAGGCGGCGGACATGGAGTGGGTCGCGGGGGCCGGCGGCTTCCGGGTGCGCACGTTCGGGCGGGGCTTCCTGATCGGCGGCGGCCGGGGCTTCTCGCTGCGCTGGACGGCCCCGGCCGACGGCTTCGGGGCCGCGGAGAACCGGCAGGCGCTGGACACCGCCCTGCGCACGTTCCGCATTCCGCCGGAAGCGACGCACGGCTGA